TCGGACGTCTCGGCGAAAAGCACTTCCGTGCGCGGCACATCGGCGAAGGAGGGCAGGTGATAGTCGCGGAATTTGGCGTTGATGATGCGCCCCTGCGCGTCGATCACCATCTCCTCATACATCGCCGCCCCCAGGGCCTGCGCCACGCCGCCCTCGACCTGGCCGCGGCACTGCATGGGATTGGCGACGACGCCGGCATCGGCCGCCTGCACGCTCCGGAGGATCTTCAACTCGCCGGTGGCCTTGTTCACCGCCACGCGAAAGCCATGCACGTTGAAAGCCACCGAACGGGGCGTGCCCAGTGAATTGCCGCTGGCGCCGAGCTGCCTGCCGTCTTCGCGCGCGCCCCGCGCCAGTTCTGCAAAGGACATCCGCCTGACGCCGCTAACGACGGCATTGCTCTCGAGCGTGCAGATTGCGGCGTCGCAAAGCCATGCGCCGGCTGCAGCGGACATCAGCTCACGCGCCAGAGCCTCGGCCGCTGCCTGCGTCGCCTTGCCGGCCACGAAGATGCCGGCGCTGCCATAGGCGCCCGTATCGTGGCCGCCATGCGCGGTGTCGGATTGCTTGAGGCGGATGTTGTCGACGGTGGTCGCAAGCGCAGTGGCCGCGATCTGCCGGTGCACCGTGCTGGTGCCGTTGCCAAACTCGGCGGTGCCGACCGTGAGCTCGAAACTGCCGTCATCGTTGAGCGCGATCATCGCATCCGCGATGTGCCCGGCCGGCGGCACCGTGTCGATCATGGTCAGCGCAATGCTCTCGCCGATCAGCCAGTCCGGCGACAAATCGGGCCGGGGCGCGTCCGCCTGCATCGCGCGTTCGACGAGGTCGAGACACTGGTCGAGCCCGTAGGAGCCATAAGCGACGTCGTGATATTCCGACGGCGGCGGCGACAGCATGGGATCTCCGGGCCTGACGACGTTGCGGCGGCGGATGTCGTACGGGCTGATGCCGAGCTGCCTGGCCAGCTCGTCAATCGCCGCTTCCACGGCGACCAGCGTCTGCGGCAGGCCATAGCCGCGAAATGCGCCCGCTGGCACCGTGTTGGTGTAGACGGCGATCGCATCAACCTTTTTGTTCGGACAATTGTAGACGCTGATCGACTCGGCCACTGCGTGACCCAGCACCGGCCCGGCGTGATTGCCATAGGCGCCGGTGTTGGAGAGCACGTCGAGCTGGAGCCCGGTGAGCTTGCCATCCGCATCGGCGCCGGCCTTGACATGGACGCGCATCGGATGCCGCGTCGAGGTCGCGATGAACTGTTCCTCGCGCGTCAGCTCGAGCTTGACGGGCCGCTCCGTCTTCAGCGCGGCGAGCGCCAGGATGTCCTCGACGAACATCTCCTGCTTGCCGCCAAATCCGCCGCCGACGCGCTCGCAGAACACGCGCACCTTGTCCATCGGCAGATCGAAGATATCGGACAGCGCGCGCCGCGTCAGGAACGGCACCTGCGTGGAGGAGCGGACGTTGAGCACGCCGGATGGATCGAGCCAGGCAAGCCCGCCATGCGTTTCCAGCGCGGCATGCTGCACGCGCTGCGTCGTGAAGGTGCCTTCAAAGGTCGCGGCTGAAGCAGCAAGCGCCGCTGCGACATCGCCAAACTCGCCATGCGTCTCCGCGACGATGTTGCGCTTTGCGTTTGCGACGCGATGTTCGGTGGTGCGGTCGGGATGAATGACCGGCGCGCCAGTCGCCATGGCCT
This region of Bradyrhizobium sp. CCGUVB1N3 genomic DNA includes:
- a CDS encoding molybdopterin cofactor-binding domain-containing protein; translated protein: MSFEINGKPFSESPRAGQCLRTFLRELGHFGVKKGCDAGDCGACTVLLDGEPVHSCLIPAFRAEGRAITTIEGLGGDGGTHPMQQAFLAAQGFQCGFCTAGMILTCASLNQAQRTDLGAALKGNICRCTGYRTIEDALDGKINVDDNVEAGGAFGRSLPAPAGPDIVRGKVRYTFDTEIDGLLHIKLLRSPHPHARIVAIDKSAALNVPGVHAVLTHEDVPDRLFSTARHEKDWMDPEDTRVLDDVVRFIGQKVAAVLAETEAAAEEACRRLEVTYDILPAVVDPEKAMATGAPVIHPDRTTEHRVANAKRNIVAETHGEFGDVAAALAASAATFEGTFTTQRVQHAALETHGGLAWLDPSGVLNVRSSTQVPFLTRRALSDIFDLPMDKVRVFCERVGGGFGGKQEMFVEDILALAALKTERPVKLELTREEQFIATSTRHPMRVHVKAGADADGKLTGLQLDVLSNTGAYGNHAGPVLGHAVAESISVYNCPNKKVDAIAVYTNTVPAGAFRGYGLPQTLVAVEAAIDELARQLGISPYDIRRRNVVRPGDPMLSPPPSEYHDVAYGSYGLDQCLDLVERAMQADAPRPDLSPDWLIGESIALTMIDTVPPAGHIADAMIALNDDGSFELTVGTAEFGNGTSTVHRQIAATALATTVDNIRLKQSDTAHGGHDTGAYGSAGIFVAGKATQAAAEALARELMSAAAGAWLCDAAICTLESNAVVSGVRRMSFAELARGAREDGRQLGASGNSLGTPRSVAFNVHGFRVAVNKATGELKILRSVQAADAGVVANPMQCRGQVEGGVAQALGAAMYEEMVIDAQGRIINAKFRDYHLPSFADVPRTEVLFAETSDTIGPMGAKSMSESPYNPVSAALGNAIADATGIRFTSTPFKPDRLFPALHEKFGA